From the genome of Papaver somniferum cultivar HN1 chromosome 2, ASM357369v1, whole genome shotgun sequence, one region includes:
- the LOC113349210 gene encoding protein phosphatase 2C 56-like, protein MDLLEDEDLVKKQGGEEEEGDKGLGSVIPGSKEDEEECDDSVSISTATTIESLSSSNYFSTDQEISRSSSNSTTTSSSSSISSEILLPLADIMVPAVSLPSSSSSNLNLISSSPSTIPTTSTIENPNNIVENSNNNGGDDGGLTEPVTVRGCVGKKNKYVTWGFSSIIGRRKEMEDAVCIIPGFISNHTCRDIGGCTAPSSRVSSEIQPVHFFGVYDGHGGSQVAKFCAERIHDTTTEEWERGGTDVDTDVDGWHTRWETAFSRGFERADNEVAEESVAPEIVGSTAVVVALSGCQIITSNCGDSRAVLCRGTQTIPLSIDHKPDREDELARIEGAGGRVISWNGARVFGVLAMSRSIGDRYMRPWIIPVPEVTFTTRSEEDECLIIASDGLWDVISNDEAGEVARNLLRRRRRSTISDIASHSAAQAVADHLTDLASRKNSSDNISVIVVDLKSKRRRVQRHLAG, encoded by the exons ATGGATCTGTTAGAGGATGAAGATCTGGTTAAGAAgcaaggaggagaagaagaagaaggagataaaggATTAGGAAGTGTAATACCGGGatctaaagaagatgaagaagaatgtgaTGATTCTGTTTCGatatcaacagcaacaacaatagaatcattatcatcatcaaattaTTTCAGTACTGATCAAGAAATTAGTAGGAGTAGTAGTAATAGTACAACGACAAGTAGTAGCAGTAGTATTTCTAGTGAGATTCTTCTTCCTTTAGCTGATATAATGGTTCCTGCTGTTTCTTtaccttcatcttcatcatcaaatcttaacctaatttcttcttctccttcaacaaTACCTACTACCTCGACAATTGAAAATCCGAATAATATTGTAGAAAATTCGAATAATAATGGTGGAGATGACGGGGGATTAACAGAACCTGTAACGGTAAGAGGATGTGTTggtaagaaaaataaatatgttACTTGGGGTTTTTCTTCGATTATTGggagaagaaaagaaatggaAGATGCTGTTTGTATTATACCTGGTTTTATCAGTAATCATACGTGTCGAGATATCGGAGGTTGTACAGCTCCGTCGTCAAGAGTTTCTTCTGAAATCCAACCCGTTCATTTCTTCGGAGTTTACGACGGTCATGGTGGATCTCAG GTAGCTAAATTTTGCGCTGAACGAATCCATGACACTACCACAGAGGAGTGGGAGAGGGGAGGAACGGATGTAGATACAGATGTAGATGGATGGCATACAAGGTGGGAAACAGCATTCAGTAGGGGATTCGAGCGGGCTGACAACGAGGTTGCTGAGGAGTCGGTAGCTCCAGAAATTGTCGGCTCAACCGCTGTGGTTGTTGCCTTATCAGGTTGTCAGATCATTACTTCCAATTGTGGTGACTCAAGGGCAGTGCTTTGTCGAGGGACTCAAACGATCCCTTTATCTATTGATCACAAG CCTGATAGAGAAGACGAGCTTGCGAGGATTGAAGGAGCAGGAGGGAGAGTCATAAGTTGGAATGGTGCTAGGGTATTTGGTGTTCTTGCGATGTCTAGATCCATTG GAGATAGGTATATGAGGCCATGGATTATTCCTGTGCCCGAAGTTACTTTCACGACAAGAAGTGAAGAAGATGAGTGTTTAATTATTGCAAGTGATGGGCTCTGGGATGTAATATCTAATGACGAGGCGGGCGAGGTGGCTCGAAATCTGTTAAGACGGCGACGAAGGTCAACCATCTCAGATATAGCATCACATTCTGCAGCACAAGCGGTGGCTGACCATCTTACTGACTTGGCCTCCAGGAAGAACAGTTCAGATAACATCTCTGTTATAGTTGTTGACCTAAAATCTAAGAGACGCCGTGTACAAAGACACTTAGCAGGATAG